A window of the Equus asinus isolate D_3611 breed Donkey chromosome 20, EquAss-T2T_v2, whole genome shotgun sequence genome harbors these coding sequences:
- the SLC37A4 gene encoding glucose-6-phosphate exchanger SLC37A4 isoform X2 yields the protein MAAQGYSYYRTVIFLAMFGGYSLYYFNRKTFSFVMPSVVEEIPLDKDDLGLITSSQSAAYAISKFVSGVLSDQMSARWLFSSGLLLVGLVNIVFSWSSTVPVFAALWFLNGLAQGLGWPPCGKVLRKWFEPSQFGTWWAILSTSMNLAGGLGPILATILAQSYSWRSTLALSGALCVVVSFLCLLLIHNEPADVGLRNLDPTPSKGKKGSLKEESTLRELLLSPYLWVLSTGYLVVFGVKTCCTDWGQFFLIQEKGQSALVGSSYMSALEVGGLIGSIAAGYLSDRAMAKAGLSIYGNPRHGLLLFMMAGMTVSMYLFRVTVTSDSPKLWILVLGAVFGFSSYGPIALFGVIANESAPPNLCGTSHAVVGLMANVGGFLAGLPFSTIAKHYSWSTAFWVAEVICAASTAAFFLLRNIRTKMGRVPKKAE from the exons ATGGCAGCCCAAGGCTACAGCTATTACCGCACTGTGATCTTCTTGGCCATGTTTGGAGGCTACAGCCTGTACTACTTCAACCGCAAGACCTTCTCCTTTGTCATGCCGTCGGTGGTGGAGGAGATTCCTCTGGACAAGGATGACTTGG GGCTCATCACCAGCAGCCAGTCAGCAGCCTATGCCATCAGCAAGTTCGTGAGCGGGGTGCTGTCTGACCAGATGAGTGCTCGCTGGCTCTTCTCTTCTGGGTTGCTCCTGGTTGGCCTGGTCAACATAGTCTTTTCCTGGAGCTCCACAGTGCCTGTCTTCGCTGCTCTCTGGTTCCTCAATGGCCTGGcacaggggctgggctggcccccatgtggGAAGGTCCTGCGGAAG TGGTTTGAGCCATCTCAGTTTGGCACTTGGTGGGCCATCCTGTCAACCAGCATGAACCTGGCTGGAGGGCTGGGCCCTATCCTGGCAACCATCCTCGCCCAGAGCTATAGTTGGCGCAGCACGCTGGCCCTGTCTGGGGCACTGTGTGTGGTtgtctccttcctctgtctcctcctcatcCACAATGAACCTGCTGATGTTGGACTCCGCAACCTGGACCCCACCCCCTCCAAGGGCAAGAAGG GCTCCTTGAAGGAGGAGAGTACCTTAAGGGAGCTGCTGCTGTCCCCTTACCTGTGGGTGCTCTCCACTGGCTACCTTGTGGTGTTTGGAGTAAAGACCTGCTGTACTGACTGGGGCCAGTTCTTCCTTATCCAGGAGAAAGGACAGTCAGCCCTTGTGG GTAGCTCCTACATGAGTGCCCTGGAGGTTGGTGGCCTCATAGGCAGCATCGCAGCTGGCTATCTGTCAGACCGGGCCATGGCAAAG GCAGGGCTATCGATCTATGGGAACCCTCGCCATGGACTGTTGCTGTTCATGATGGCTGGCATGACAGTGTCCATGTACCTCTTCCGGGTAACTGTGACCAGTGACTCTCCTAAG CTCTGGATCCTCGTGTTGGGAGCTGTGTTTGGTTTCTCCTCTTATGGTCCCATTGCCTTGTTTGGAGTTATAGCCAACGAGAGTGCCCCTCCCAACTTGTGTGGCACCTCCCATGCTGTTGTGGGGCTCATGGCCAATG TGGGCGGCTTTCTGGCTGGGTTGCCCTTCAGCACCATTGCCAAGCACTACAGCTGGAGCACAGCGTTCTGGGTAGCTGAAGTGATCTGCGCAGCTAGCACAGCTGCCTTCTTCCTCCTACGAAACATCCGCACCAAGATGGGCCGAGTGCCAAAGAAGGCTGAATGA
- the SLC37A4 gene encoding glucose-6-phosphate exchanger SLC37A4 isoform X1: MAAQGYSYYRTVIFLAMFGGYSLYYFNRKTFSFVMPSVVEEIPLDKDDLGLITSSQSAAYAISKFVSGVLSDQMSARWLFSSGLLLVGLVNIVFSWSSTVPVFAALWFLNGLAQGLGWPPCGKVLRKWFEPSQFGTWWAILSTSMNLAGGLGPILATILAQSYSWRSTLALSGALCVVVSFLCLLLIHNEPADVGLRNLDPTPSKGKKGSLKEESTLRELLLSPYLWVLSTGYLVVFGVKTCCTDWGQFFLIQEKGQSALVGSSYMSALEVGGLIGSIAAGYLSDRAMAKAGLSIYGNPRHGLLLFMMAGMTVSMYLFRVTVTSDSPKDVAFWTPALHPLAELTGFTEHELWILVLGAVFGFSSYGPIALFGVIANESAPPNLCGTSHAVVGLMANVGGFLAGLPFSTIAKHYSWSTAFWVAEVICAASTAAFFLLRNIRTKMGRVPKKAE; the protein is encoded by the exons ATGGCAGCCCAAGGCTACAGCTATTACCGCACTGTGATCTTCTTGGCCATGTTTGGAGGCTACAGCCTGTACTACTTCAACCGCAAGACCTTCTCCTTTGTCATGCCGTCGGTGGTGGAGGAGATTCCTCTGGACAAGGATGACTTGG GGCTCATCACCAGCAGCCAGTCAGCAGCCTATGCCATCAGCAAGTTCGTGAGCGGGGTGCTGTCTGACCAGATGAGTGCTCGCTGGCTCTTCTCTTCTGGGTTGCTCCTGGTTGGCCTGGTCAACATAGTCTTTTCCTGGAGCTCCACAGTGCCTGTCTTCGCTGCTCTCTGGTTCCTCAATGGCCTGGcacaggggctgggctggcccccatgtggGAAGGTCCTGCGGAAG TGGTTTGAGCCATCTCAGTTTGGCACTTGGTGGGCCATCCTGTCAACCAGCATGAACCTGGCTGGAGGGCTGGGCCCTATCCTGGCAACCATCCTCGCCCAGAGCTATAGTTGGCGCAGCACGCTGGCCCTGTCTGGGGCACTGTGTGTGGTtgtctccttcctctgtctcctcctcatcCACAATGAACCTGCTGATGTTGGACTCCGCAACCTGGACCCCACCCCCTCCAAGGGCAAGAAGG GCTCCTTGAAGGAGGAGAGTACCTTAAGGGAGCTGCTGCTGTCCCCTTACCTGTGGGTGCTCTCCACTGGCTACCTTGTGGTGTTTGGAGTAAAGACCTGCTGTACTGACTGGGGCCAGTTCTTCCTTATCCAGGAGAAAGGACAGTCAGCCCTTGTGG GTAGCTCCTACATGAGTGCCCTGGAGGTTGGTGGCCTCATAGGCAGCATCGCAGCTGGCTATCTGTCAGACCGGGCCATGGCAAAG GCAGGGCTATCGATCTATGGGAACCCTCGCCATGGACTGTTGCTGTTCATGATGGCTGGCATGACAGTGTCCATGTACCTCTTCCGGGTAACTGTGACCAGTGACTCTCCTAAG GATGTTGCTTTCTGGACTCCAGCTCTTCACCCTCTCGCTGAGCTCACAGGCTTTACAGAGCATGAG CTCTGGATCCTCGTGTTGGGAGCTGTGTTTGGTTTCTCCTCTTATGGTCCCATTGCCTTGTTTGGAGTTATAGCCAACGAGAGTGCCCCTCCCAACTTGTGTGGCACCTCCCATGCTGTTGTGGGGCTCATGGCCAATG TGGGCGGCTTTCTGGCTGGGTTGCCCTTCAGCACCATTGCCAAGCACTACAGCTGGAGCACAGCGTTCTGGGTAGCTGAAGTGATCTGCGCAGCTAGCACAGCTGCCTTCTTCCTCCTACGAAACATCCGCACCAAGATGGGCCGAGTGCCAAAGAAGGCTGAATGA